One genomic region from Gemmobacter aquarius encodes:
- a CDS encoding flagellar basal body L-ring protein FlgH, which yields MKFAPLSLVVLLLASACTSTLVEEAESVNYDPVYPATGMAETSATGGIYTASSAGLFASDRRAARVGDILTVEFEERFQASKSQSTSGNRASDYELDMPDALTMGLDNGMIDNGTKQSFSGRGSAQQSNSLTGRLSVSVVRVLPGGLLEIAGQKRLTLNQGNEYIRLTGVVRPEDINAENVVMSDRIAHASIKYVGAGAISDTSRQGWLRRGLNEVSPL from the coding sequence ATGAAATTCGCTCCCCTGTCCCTCGTGGTCCTTCTCCTCGCATCGGCCTGCACCTCGACCCTTGTCGAGGAAGCCGAGTCGGTGAATTACGATCCGGTCTATCCCGCGACCGGCATGGCCGAGACCAGCGCCACGGGCGGCATCTATACCGCCTCGTCGGCCGGCCTTTTCGCGTCAGACCGCCGCGCTGCCCGTGTAGGTGACATTCTCACCGTCGAATTCGAAGAACGCTTCCAGGCGTCGAAATCGCAATCGACCAGCGGCAACCGCGCCAGCGACTACGAACTCGACATGCCCGATGCGCTGACCATGGGCCTTGATAACGGCATGATCGACAACGGCACCAAACAGTCCTTCTCGGGGCGCGGTTCGGCGCAGCAGTCGAACTCGTTGACGGGCCGACTTTCGGTCTCGGTGGTCCGCGTCCTTCCCGGCGGCCTTCTGGAAATCGCGGGGCAAAAGCGCCTCACCCTCAATCAGGGCAACGAATACATCCGCCTGACCGGCGTCGTCCGCCCCGAGGATATCAACGCCGAAAACGTGGTCATGTCCGACCGCATCGCCCATGCCTCGATCAAATACGTCGGCGCGGGTGCCATCTCGGACACGTCCCGCCAGGGCTGGCTGCGCCGTGGCCTGAACGAGGTGTCGCCGCTGTGA
- a CDS encoding flagellar basal body P-ring protein FlgI: MRRIALAALLVLATFPAHADRIKDLASVAGVRSNPLVGYGVVVGLSGTGDGNSGLTLQSLQSLISRLGLVVETADLNAKNAAAVMVTAELAAFAKEGQTLDVTVSTVGSAKSLKGGTLLMTPLMGADGEIYAIAQGNLVVGGLGVAGEDGSSLTVNIPTVGRVPEGGQVEKVVNAPFLDSDNLILNLNRGDFSTASAMAKAINEVFGPDIATPIDATSVSVRAPYEAGQRVTFMGMLENVELTPDAPAAKVVINSRSGTVVIGGNVRVTPAAVSHGSLTVKINEDSTVTQGATVVNGQNGSVVVPGQTTTTPNSSVTAKQDPVRAFVFDAGVSLSSLVDAINAVGASPSDLVAILESLREAGALRAELVVI, encoded by the coding sequence ATCCGCCGCATCGCCCTTGCCGCACTGCTTGTGCTGGCCACGTTTCCCGCCCATGCCGACCGGATCAAGGATCTCGCCTCGGTCGCGGGCGTCCGCTCGAACCCGCTCGTCGGCTACGGCGTGGTGGTCGGGCTTTCCGGCACGGGCGACGGCAACTCGGGCCTGACCCTGCAATCGCTGCAATCGCTGATCTCGCGGCTCGGCCTTGTGGTCGAAACCGCCGATCTCAACGCCAAGAACGCCGCCGCCGTGATGGTGACGGCGGAACTTGCCGCCTTTGCCAAGGAGGGCCAGACGCTTGACGTGACGGTGTCCACCGTCGGCAGCGCCAAATCGCTCAAGGGTGGCACCCTTCTCATGACCCCGCTCATGGGGGCCGACGGCGAAATCTACGCCATCGCCCAAGGCAACCTCGTCGTCGGCGGCCTTGGCGTGGCGGGCGAGGATGGCTCGTCGCTCACCGTCAACATCCCCACCGTGGGCCGCGTTCCCGAAGGCGGGCAGGTAGAAAAGGTGGTGAACGCCCCCTTCCTCGACAGCGACAACCTGATCCTCAACCTCAACCGAGGCGATTTCTCGACCGCCTCGGCCATGGCCAAAGCAATCAACGAAGTCTTCGGCCCCGACATCGCGACCCCGATCGACGCAACCTCGGTCAGCGTCCGCGCACCCTATGAAGCAGGCCAGCGCGTCACCTTCATGGGGATGCTCGAAAACGTCGAGCTCACCCCCGACGCACCTGCCGCCAAGGTTGTCATAAACTCTCGCTCTGGCACCGTGGTGATAGGCGGCAACGTCCGCGTCACGCCCGCCGCCGTCAGCCACGGCTCGCTGACCGTCAAGATCAACGAAGACTCGACCGTAACCCAAGGCGCGACCGTGGTGAACGGCCAGAACGGCAGCGTCGTCGTGCCGGGCCAGACCACCACCACACCAAACAGCAGCGTGACCGCCAAGCAAGACCCCGTCCGCGCCTTCGTCTTCGACGCGGGCGTGTCGCTCTCATCGCTGGTCGATGCGATCAACGCGGTAGGGGCGTCGCCCTCGGACCTTGTCGCCATCCTCGAATCCCTGCGCGAAGCCGGTGCGCTGCGTGCCGAACTGGTGGTCATCTGA
- a CDS encoding rod-binding protein, translating to MDIKPTTTLSLHPEMDKAKTLRKAAEGFEELFLTQFLKAARQGNLGEDIMGSSAVDSTRDMFDAEIARASSGRTGFGIADAVERQFQRFTKG from the coding sequence ATGGACATCAAACCAACGACCACCCTGTCCCTGCACCCCGAGATGGACAAGGCAAAGACGCTCCGCAAAGCCGCCGAAGGGTTCGAGGAACTCTTCCTTACCCAATTCCTCAAGGCCGCCCGTCAGGGCAACCTGGGCGAAGACATCATGGGTTCCTCCGCCGTCGACAGCACCCGCGACATGTTCGACGCCGAAATCGCCCGCGCCTCGTCGGGCCGCACCGGGTTCGGCATCGCCGACGCGGTCGAACGGCAATTCCAGCGCTTCACGAAAGGCTGA
- a CDS encoding FlgK family flagellar hook-associated protein has product MSNIMDIARSSIAAYRTALGITGENIANVNTEGYRRRDVTTTQIGGAKTSVTTLATGGQGVQVDQIRRAFDSLLAGRLRNATGDMSAATVAVDAAKAVEAQLLPNSGGIDAALEDFFGAMGSLASSPADTALRRVAIESGRTLASAFQNVAGGLMRLRDDTVNAVQMTAASLGTDLNALNELQQRFSSNTGTVGAMNPLHDERDRLLGDIASKIGVTVELDAIGRARVTLGTGGGGPELLGQNGPATITADADPDLTLHIALNGTMRDTRMIGSGELGGYRAALGGIDRALAEVDSLARKMAGEMNAVHRVGLDLTGAPGGDMFSLDNWSVTRAAGNQGFARAEITPNGPDITGPVTLIRDAAAGVWRAEDAAGTVLGSADKLLVLPNLTITLEGDAANGDRFTLNPTSGKAVNMRFLPAIPERLAASVATLVAPSPGNSGSATVAMAPTTVARPALPVLSDLLANAADAASAVTLRSAGVVGYIPAGSSTATLASLGAQATADFSAAASPASLTVTANGTATTLDLTTLSDGTPRPGSYTLSDIATALNDGRMTGPNGETLANLGMSASSTGGTLTLALNSGNFTAASLDTSAATLTPAAPQGGTMQIFTREGRQIAGTPMAPAEIALLFTPQNGFLPGAQYNTAYLNSGYRGLTLGATSGSGQQSLSVQPGGITTWTGFTPAPASAAQAIGIDTGLGLPLSLTLPQGGTAQRLARIVGAAVPGLTATAQTTATLTATTDGRVSFKLAGQNLTPLAVSGDVAGGRLDSLALAVNALTGSTGITAQLSPDGTRLMLTEATGENIILTGVTHSTGGSLSLHSADAQGQPLGAATTLGAGRENARITGQTTLTRDTAFAVTSSGTRRDSAVDATAGGLIARSTSAAGAVSALTFTLDPAFDAPAPALAPALAGPTSFNLTLGGRSVTLATATATTAADVAGGLAALLRKDMPQAGLVGGQVGTLPAEGATTLVQVDGQDYTLRMTNGTVTVTGPEATRLTASFGPDRRLNLTVQGGMTDASMITVPAGANGAAFGLSPAQGPYGTLTGLAATGPFPATIDLDIGGTRHSLTVTAGPIVSLPTGFPGSVTTSNGAITLAVFSREGPVRVLPGAEAAGFATLGAAVTVSGATLTATASDGTPLAIGTATTALAGQRVSLGNLPPEDLIVVMTGTGTLRMAGSLTAGTLPASPPAVELRVTDAATRRVELFDLASGHSIGTRTLDASGGAVIGGLSISLGGNPVTGDGFLLTANTDGRNDGRALDAILSLRFPDAKSGKGGFARILSDLQSEVGTRAAAADTKLKSDTAIHDTVRRADAAQGAVDLDREAARLLELQQAYQASAQIMTVAKDLFDTLLRSI; this is encoded by the coding sequence ATGTCGAACATCATGGACATCGCCCGCTCTTCCATAGCCGCCTATCGCACGGCGCTGGGGATCACGGGCGAGAACATCGCCAACGTCAACACCGAAGGCTACCGCCGCCGTGATGTGACCACGACCCAGATCGGCGGGGCAAAAACCTCGGTCACCACGCTGGCAACCGGCGGTCAGGGCGTGCAGGTCGACCAGATCCGCCGCGCCTTCGACAGCCTTCTGGCGGGGCGGCTGCGGAACGCAACGGGCGACATGTCCGCTGCGACCGTCGCGGTGGATGCGGCGAAAGCCGTCGAAGCGCAGCTTTTGCCCAACTCCGGCGGCATCGACGCTGCCCTCGAAGATTTCTTCGGCGCGATGGGCAGCCTTGCCTCGTCCCCCGCCGACACCGCACTGCGCCGCGTCGCGATAGAAAGCGGCCGAACCCTCGCCTCGGCTTTCCAGAACGTGGCGGGCGGGTTGATGCGCCTGCGCGACGACACAGTGAACGCCGTGCAGATGACGGCGGCGTCTCTCGGCACCGACCTGAACGCGCTGAACGAATTGCAACAACGCTTTTCGTCGAACACCGGCACCGTCGGCGCGATGAACCCGCTGCATGACGAACGCGACAGGCTGCTTGGCGACATCGCCTCGAAAATCGGTGTCACCGTCGAACTTGATGCCATCGGTCGCGCCCGCGTCACCCTCGGGACAGGCGGCGGCGGGCCGGAACTTCTCGGGCAGAACGGTCCCGCAACCATCACAGCCGATGCCGACCCCGACCTTACGCTGCACATCGCGCTGAACGGAACCATGCGCGACACCCGCATGATCGGCTCGGGAGAGCTTGGCGGATACCGCGCTGCCCTCGGCGGCATCGACCGTGCCCTGGCCGAGGTGGACAGCCTCGCCCGCAAAATGGCAGGCGAGATGAACGCCGTTCACCGCGTCGGCCTCGACCTGACAGGCGCACCCGGCGGCGACATGTTCTCGCTCGACAACTGGAGCGTGACCCGCGCCGCCGGAAACCAGGGCTTTGCCCGCGCCGAAATCACCCCGAACGGCCCCGACATCACCGGCCCCGTCACCCTGATACGCGACGCCGCAGCTGGCGTCTGGCGGGCCGAGGATGCCGCGGGAACCGTGCTTGGCAGCGCCGACAAATTGCTGGTCCTGCCCAACCTGACCATCACGCTCGAAGGCGACGCGGCAAACGGCGACCGCTTCACGCTGAACCCCACCTCGGGCAAGGCGGTGAACATGCGCTTCCTGCCCGCCATTCCCGAACGGCTCGCGGCAAGCGTGGCAACCCTCGTCGCGCCGTCCCCCGGCAATTCCGGTTCGGCAACCGTGGCGATGGCCCCGACCACCGTCGCGCGCCCTGCATTGCCGGTCCTCTCCGACCTTCTCGCAAACGCAGCTGACGCCGCGAGCGCAGTCACCCTACGCAGCGCCGGCGTGGTGGGCTACATCCCGGCAGGCAGCAGCACCGCAACCCTCGCCAGCCTTGGCGCGCAGGCGACGGCCGACTTTTCCGCAGCGGCCAGCCCCGCCAGCCTGACCGTCACCGCGAACGGCACCGCGACCACGCTCGACCTGACCACGCTGTCGGATGGCACGCCCCGCCCCGGCAGCTATACCCTGTCCGACATCGCGACCGCCCTGAATGACGGCCGCATGACCGGACCGAACGGCGAAACCCTTGCCAACCTTGGCATGTCGGCCAGCAGCACGGGCGGCACGCTGACCCTTGCGCTGAACTCGGGCAATTTCACCGCAGCCAGCCTGGACACCAGCGCCGCGACGCTTACCCCCGCAGCCCCGCAGGGCGGCACCATGCAGATCTTCACGCGCGAAGGCCGCCAGATCGCGGGCACACCGATGGCGCCCGCCGAGATCGCGCTGCTTTTCACCCCGCAGAACGGCTTTCTGCCCGGCGCGCAATACAACACAGCCTACCTTAACAGTGGCTATCGCGGCTTGACCCTCGGCGCCACCAGCGGCAGCGGCCAACAATCGCTGTCCGTCCAGCCCGGCGGCATCACTACATGGACAGGCTTCACACCCGCCCCCGCCAGCGCCGCGCAAGCCATCGGCATAGACACCGGCCTCGGCCTGCCCCTGTCGTTGACCCTGCCGCAGGGCGGCACGGCCCAGCGTCTGGCCCGGATCGTCGGCGCGGCTGTCCCCGGCCTGACGGCGACCGCACAGACCACAGCCACCCTTACCGCCACGACCGATGGCCGCGTCTCGTTCAAATTGGCTGGACAGAACCTGACCCCGCTTGCCGTAAGCGGCGATGTGGCGGGCGGCAGGCTCGACAGCCTCGCCCTCGCCGTGAACGCCCTGACCGGATCGACAGGCATCACAGCACAACTGTCGCCCGATGGCACCCGCCTGATGCTGACCGAGGCGACGGGCGAGAACATCATCCTCACCGGTGTCACCCACAGCACCGGCGGCAGCCTCTCTCTGCACTCGGCCGATGCACAGGGCCAACCTCTCGGTGCGGCCACCACTCTTGGCGCGGGCCGCGAAAACGCCCGCATCACCGGCCAGACCACGCTGACCCGCGACACCGCCTTTGCCGTCACCTCCAGCGGCACGCGCCGCGACAGCGCGGTCGATGCCACCGCAGGCGGGCTGATCGCCCGCTCGACAAGCGCCGCCGGAGCGGTCAGCGCCCTGACCTTCACGCTCGACCCCGCCTTCGACGCCCCCGCCCCCGCCCTAGCCCCCGCCCTAGCCGGACCGACCAGCTTCAACCTGACCCTCGGCGGTCGCAGCGTCACCCTCGCCACCGCCACGGCCACCACCGCAGCCGATGTCGCAGGCGGCCTTGCCGCACTGCTGCGCAAGGATATGCCGCAAGCTGGCCTTGTCGGCGGTCAGGTCGGCACCCTTCCCGCCGAAGGCGCGACCACCCTCGTACAGGTCGACGGGCAGGATTACACGCTTCGCATGACGAACGGCACCGTCACCGTCACCGGACCCGAGGCGACCCGTCTTACGGCTTCGTTCGGCCCCGACAGGCGCCTGAACCTGACCGTGCAAGGCGGCATGACCGATGCCAGCATGATCACCGTGCCTGCAGGCGCGAACGGCGCAGCTTTCGGCCTGTCGCCCGCCCAAGGCCCCTATGGCACGCTGACCGGCCTTGCCGCCACCGGCCCCTTCCCCGCCACCATCGACCTCGACATAGGCGGCACCCGCCACAGCCTGACCGTCACGGCAGGACCGATCGTTTCCCTACCTACAGGTTTCCCCGGTTCGGTAACAACGTCCAACGGCGCGATCACCCTTGCCGTCTTTTCGCGCGAAGGCCCCGTTCGCGTGCTGCCGGGGGCCGAAGCCGCAGGCTTCGCCACGCTCGGCGCCGCCGTAACCGTCTCGGGCGCGACCCTTACCGCCACGGCTTCCGACGGCACGCCGCTTGCGATCGGCACCGCCACCACGGCGCTTGCCGGTCAGCGCGTCAGCCTTGGCAACCTGCCACCCGAAGACCTGATCGTCGTGATGACAGGCACCGGAACCCTTCGCATGGCTGGCAGCCTTACCGCAGGCACCCTGCCTGCCAGCCCTCCGGCGGTCGAGCTGCGCGTGACCGATGCCGCCACCCGCAGGGTCGAATTGTTCGACCTCGCCTCGGGCCATTCCATCGGCACCCGCACGCTGGACGCCAGCGGTGGCGCGGTGATCGGCGGGCTTTCCATCTCGCTCGGCGGCAACCCCGTCACCGGCGACGGCTTCCTCCTTACAGCCAATACCGATGGGCGCAACGATGGCCGCGCGCTCGACGCGATCCTCTCCTTGCGCTTTCCCGATGCGAAATCCGGCAAGGGCGGCTTTGCCCGCATCCTGTCGGACCTGCAATCCGAAGTAGGCACCCGCGCCGCCGCAGCCGACACCAAGCTGAAATCCGACACGGCGATCCACGATACCGTCCGCCGCGCCGATGCCGCCCAGGGCGCGGTCGATCTCGACCGCGAAGCCGCCCGCCTGCTGGAACTGCAACAAGCCTACCAAGCCTCGGCCCAGATCATGACCGTGGCAAAAGACCTGTTCGACACCCTGCTCCGCTCGATCTGA
- a CDS encoding flagellin N-terminal helical domain-containing protein: MTASIGNALFGRIALESFNRLSGDISDLQARISSGKNDPRPSVDPMRAAKLSAVTEQRGAIDRFKHNAELAADRLSHADLAMTEVQKITTSYQQIALRAASDTMTEEGIAGLRAEALSLRSALVSVGNTRDTMGLPIFAGFGSEQPFVDGPNGVSYIGDGGRPTLRLNETSTLATGLNGAEVFGSVRSQGQSRNIFDMVDDLISTLSLPLRPSRPSHVVKDTALFTPSAGRTPETLSFTLTGPDGSAKVSAELVKGAAGPLLDAVNAQSVATGITATLAPDGESLILSSRADIRMSDLSSTRPGRTPLGTLAPSDASGDVKGGMQSLRDTRLSADRMVGAFNDAVSHMASEHAEVGSLAALADSHAAVLTDRRLRIDQAVAGLEDLDVAAAITKLQSLLLTEQAAQQSFVKISGTSLFDYLR, encoded by the coding sequence ATGACCGCATCCATCGGAAACGCCCTGTTTGGCCGCATCGCACTGGAAAGCTTCAACCGCCTTTCCGGCGACATCAGCGATCTTCAGGCCCGCATTTCATCTGGCAAGAACGATCCGCGCCCCTCGGTCGATCCGATGCGCGCCGCGAAACTGTCTGCCGTGACCGAACAGCGCGGTGCGATCGACCGCTTCAAGCACAACGCCGAACTTGCCGCCGACCGCCTTAGCCACGCCGACCTCGCCATGACCGAAGTGCAGAAGATCACCACCTCCTACCAGCAGATCGCCCTCCGCGCCGCCTCGGACACCATGACCGAAGAAGGCATCGCGGGCCTTCGGGCCGAAGCCCTGTCGCTGCGGTCGGCCCTCGTTTCGGTCGGCAATACCCGCGATACGATGGGTCTGCCCATATTCGCCGGTTTCGGCAGCGAACAACCCTTCGTCGACGGCCCGAACGGTGTGTCCTACATCGGCGACGGCGGCCGCCCCACGCTGCGGCTGAACGAAACCTCGACCCTCGCCACCGGCCTGAACGGCGCCGAAGTGTTCGGGTCCGTCCGGTCGCAAGGCCAAAGCCGCAACATCTTCGACATGGTCGATGACCTGATCTCGACGCTCTCCCTGCCCCTGCGGCCCAGCCGCCCCTCGCATGTGGTCAAGGACACCGCCCTCTTCACCCCCTCCGCCGGCCGCACCCCCGAAACCTTGTCCTTCACCCTGACCGGCCCCGACGGCAGCGCCAAGGTTTCCGCCGAACTGGTCAAGGGCGCAGCCGGTCCCCTGCTGGACGCGGTCAACGCGCAATCCGTTGCCACCGGCATCACCGCCACCCTCGCCCCCGATGGCGAAAGCCTGATCCTGTCGTCGCGCGCCGACATCCGCATGTCCGACCTTTCCAGCACCCGCCCCGGCCGCACCCCGCTAGGAACGCTCGCCCCGTCCGACGCCAGCGGAGACGTCAAGGGCGGGATGCAAAGCCTGCGCGATACCCGCCTTTCCGCCGACCGCATGGTGGGCGCCTTCAACGATGCCGTCAGCCACATGGCCAGCGAACATGCCGAGGTCGGCTCGCTCGCCGCCCTCGCCGACAGCCACGCCGCCGTGCTTACCGACCGCAGGCTCCGCATCGATCAGGCGGTTGCCGGTCTCGAAGACCTCGACGTGGCCGCAGCCATAACAAAGCTGCAAAGCCTGCTGCTGACCGAACAGGCCGCGCAGCAAAGTTTCGTCAAGATCAGCGGCACCTCGCTTTTCGACTATCTGCGCTAG
- a CDS encoding transglycosylase SLT domain-containing protein produces the protein MLRLIAILLCLLLPRLAVAQDCTALAAQAGAAEGLPEGLLPAISMVESGHTDKDGNHAPWPWTTNEGGKSNFFDSKAEALAYLENAVANGVTNIDVGCMQLNWKWHASAFPSLDAMFDPVENTRYAARFMRELHSRLGSWEVATAAYHSTDPERGQAYLQKVVAAQGALPLTAQGETTLLASAPIQLDGILAFSGAPLVQLAAASAAAASAASEAPPSRPGTPARRSTPPPVLPLVQNATHSILATADTLPPRLRRNWDDIQAMRLLLSEIP, from the coding sequence ATGCTGCGCCTTATCGCCATTCTTCTGTGCCTCTTGCTGCCGCGCCTTGCCGTGGCGCAAGACTGCACCGCCCTCGCCGCGCAGGCCGGGGCCGCGGAAGGCCTGCCCGAAGGGCTGCTCCCCGCAATTTCGATGGTCGAATCCGGCCACACCGACAAGGACGGCAACCACGCCCCCTGGCCCTGGACCACGAACGAAGGCGGCAAATCGAACTTTTTCGATTCAAAGGCCGAAGCCCTTGCCTATCTGGAAAACGCCGTCGCAAACGGCGTCACCAACATCGATGTCGGCTGCATGCAGTTGAACTGGAAATGGCACGCCTCGGCCTTCCCCTCGCTCGACGCCATGTTCGATCCTGTCGAAAACACCCGCTACGCCGCGCGCTTCATGCGCGAACTGCACAGCCGCCTCGGCTCATGGGAAGTGGCGACTGCCGCCTACCACTCGACCGACCCCGAACGCGGGCAGGCCTATCTGCAAAAGGTCGTCGCGGCACAGGGCGCTCTGCCGCTTACCGCGCAGGGCGAAACCACGCTCCTCGCCTCGGCCCCGATCCAGCTTGACGGCATCCTGGCCTTTTCCGGCGCTCCTCTGGTCCAGCTTGCCGCAGCATCGGCCGCCGCCGCCTCGGCCGCCTCGGAAGCGCCCCCTTCAAGGCCGGGCACGCCCGCACGGCGCAGCACCCCGCCACCCGTTTTGCCACTGGTCCAAAACGCCACGCACTCGATTCTGGCCACGGCCGACACCCTGCCCCCGCGCCTGCGCCGCAACTGGGACGATATACAGGCGATGCGACTTCTCCTGTCAGAGATACCGTGA
- a CDS encoding sigma-54 interaction domain-containing protein, translated as MTSEWINRQVAARALPVSADAIDRIITGESAPIRQLKRMIAAVAVSDASVVVTGPTGSGKELVAEALHRASGRSGPLVAVNCAAIPAELLESELFGHEKGAFTGADRARTGRIEQAAGGTLFLDEIGDMPLALQAKLLRVLESRRIQRLGSNSDIPVNFRLVTATHRDLSQSIEQGQFRADLFYRINVFTLTVPSLAERTCDIPLILARMISDQMCQNPAADSPHFDVSAIRALCAYPWPGNVRELKNVLHRAFVMLPGRMVTARHVRDNLLGMAMPDLSDQGCDLPEPAPLSGDMPDPAGIQTAFGKLGDIDMRGYIRDIEVAMIEAALDKRVGNVAQAADMLRLRRTTLIEKMKKYGIRRGLDA; from the coding sequence ATGACGAGTGAGTGGATTAACAGACAGGTTGCAGCGCGTGCGCTCCCCGTTTCGGCCGATGCGATCGACCGTATCATCACGGGCGAGTCCGCCCCGATCCGCCAGTTGAAGCGCATGATCGCTGCCGTCGCCGTCAGTGACGCCTCTGTCGTCGTGACCGGCCCAACGGGGTCGGGCAAGGAACTGGTTGCCGAAGCCCTGCACCGCGCCTCGGGCCGTTCGGGCCCGCTGGTTGCGGTGAACTGCGCCGCCATCCCCGCCGAGCTTCTGGAAAGCGAGCTTTTCGGCCACGAGAAGGGCGCTTTCACCGGCGCCGACCGTGCCCGCACCGGCCGCATCGAACAGGCCGCCGGCGGCACGTTGTTCCTCGATGAAATCGGCGACATGCCCTTGGCATTGCAGGCAAAACTTCTGCGCGTCCTCGAAAGCCGCCGTATCCAGCGCCTCGGTTCGAACAGCGATATTCCGGTCAATTTCCGCCTCGTCACCGCAACCCACCGCGATCTGTCGCAGTCGATCGAACAGGGCCAGTTCCGCGCCGACCTGTTCTACCGCATCAACGTCTTCACGCTGACGGTCCCTAGCCTCGCGGAACGCACCTGCGACATCCCGCTCATCCTCGCACGGATGATCTCGGACCAGATGTGCCAGAACCCCGCTGCCGACTCGCCGCACTTCGACGTTTCGGCGATCCGGGCGCTCTGCGCCTATCCCTGGCCCGGCAACGTGCGCGAGCTGAAAAACGTGCTCCACCGCGCCTTCGTCATGCTGCCGGGGCGCATGGTCACCGCCCGCCATGTGCGTGACAACCTTCTGGGCATGGCCATGCCCGACCTGTCGGACCAGGGATGCGACCTGCCCGAACCCGCACCCCTGTCGGGCGACATGCCCGATCCGGCTGGCATACAGACCGCCTTTGGCAAACTCGGCGACATCGATATGCGCGGCTATATCCGCGACATCGAAGTGGCGATGATCGAAGCGGCGCTCGACAAGCGGGTCGGCAACGTGGCGCAAGCCGCCGACATGCTGCGTCTGCGCCGCACCACACTGATCGAGAAGATGAAGAAATATGGCATCCGCCGCGGGCTGGACGCGTAA